The following are from one region of the Jatrophihabitans telluris genome:
- a CDS encoding low molecular weight protein-tyrosine-phosphatase, with product MRTLLDLAGLSERVVVDSAGTGEWHVGDDMDARSRSTLARHGYEHPPHTAKQFSPQLFAERDLVVAIDHGHLSRLTQLARVADDPPEALDSLVLLRSFDPLAVASGDLDVPDPYYGGGRGFDEVLAQTERACAGLLTALAERIRRR from the coding sequence ATGCGCACCCTCCTCGACCTCGCCGGCCTGTCCGAGCGGGTGGTCGTAGACAGCGCCGGTACGGGTGAGTGGCACGTCGGCGACGACATGGACGCCCGTTCCCGCAGCACCCTGGCTCGCCACGGCTACGAGCATCCGCCGCACACCGCCAAGCAGTTCAGCCCGCAGCTGTTCGCCGAGCGCGACCTGGTCGTGGCCATCGACCACGGCCACCTCAGCCGCCTGACGCAGCTGGCGCGGGTGGCCGACGACCCGCCCGAGGCGCTCGACAGCCTCGTTCTGCTGCGCAGTTTCGACCCGCTGGCGGTCGCCTCGGGCGACTTGGACGTTCCCGATCCGTACTACGGCGGTGGCCGGGGCTTCGATGAGGTGCTGGCGCAGACCGAACGGGCCTGCGCGGGGCTACTGACCGCGCTGGCCGAGCGCATCCGACGGCGCTGA
- a CDS encoding N-acetylmuramoyl-L-alanine amidase, which produces MLNPGHNGGNAANPGAIGRQVPAGFGQYKACDTTGTQTNAGYPEHAFNWDVALRVRSALQAHDVQVILTRPSDTGVGPCVDQRAAIGNRAGVAAVVSIHADGAPASGHGFHVCEDSRQPGGAAVAAQSHRLTVAMHDALLGGSGMSVSSYLGSNGYYPRDDLAGLNLATVPATFLEIGNMRNSGDAGIQSSAAGRQRIAEAVARAILAWLAAR; this is translated from the coding sequence GTGCTCAACCCCGGCCACAACGGTGGCAACGCGGCCAACCCCGGCGCGATCGGGCGCCAGGTGCCAGCCGGTTTCGGTCAGTACAAGGCGTGCGACACGACAGGGACGCAGACCAATGCCGGGTATCCGGAGCATGCTTTCAACTGGGATGTGGCCCTTCGGGTTCGCTCCGCGCTGCAGGCCCACGACGTCCAGGTCATCCTCACCCGTCCGTCCGACACGGGAGTCGGCCCGTGCGTCGATCAACGCGCGGCCATCGGCAACCGGGCCGGGGTCGCGGCGGTGGTCTCGATCCACGCCGACGGCGCACCCGCGAGCGGGCACGGGTTTCACGTATGCGAAGACTCCCGGCAGCCCGGAGGTGCCGCGGTCGCCGCGCAGTCGCACCGATTGACCGTGGCCATGCACGACGCGTTGCTGGGCGGTTCCGGAATGAGCGTGTCCAGCTATCTGGGCAGCAACGGCTACTACCCGCGTGACGACCTCGCCGGGCTCAACCTCGCCACGGTGCCGGCCACGTTCTTGGAGATCGGGAACATGCGCAACTCCGGCGACGCCGGCATCCAGTCCTCGGCGGCCGGCCGACAGCGGATCGCCGAGGCCGTGGCCCGAGCCATCCTGGCCTGGCTCGCCGCCCGCTGA